The Paenibacillus spongiae nucleotide sequence TTTCCGCGTGCTTGGACTCCAAGTCGTATGGTTTCTCGCGCTGATCATTCCAATCGCATGGGTATGGCGGCAGGCGCGTTACCGGCTGTTCGTGCAGGGGGGTTAACCAAACATGATGTTCTATGCGTCCCTTTGCTGGGAATATATGAAAAACTATGCCAAGACGCGGCTCACTTACCGGCTCGACTTCTGGATCGAAGTGCTGTCGGATCTGATGTTTCAAGCATTGAACCTGATCTTCATCCTCATCGTCTTCCGGCATACGCCAACTCTTGGCGGCTGGTCGGAGGCGGAGGTTGTGTTCGTATACGGGTTCTTCATGGTCCCGTACGGCATATTCGGAACCTTCTTCAACCTGTGGAACTTCAGCGAACGTTATATTGTGAAGGGCGAGATGGACCGCGTGCTGACGCGTCCGGCCTATAATCTTTACCAGATTTTGCTCGAAAATATGGATCCGCCCTCGCTCTTCGGCTCGGTTGTCGGCGGGATTATTATGGCGGTGAGCTGGTCGTCGCTAGGCTTGCCGTTCGAAGCGCTGGATGCGCTCATGCTCGTTATTTTCGTCATTGGCGCAGTACTGATCTATGCTGGCTTGTATACGGCCTTGACGGCGATCTCGTTCTATTCGGACGCGCCGACCGGCATTCTGCCGCTCATGTACAATATTCAGAACTACGGCCGGTATCCGGTCAATATTTATAACAAGACGATCCGGTTTCTGCTGACGTGGATCTTGCCGTTCGCATTCGTCGGGGTCATTCCCGCTTCTTATTTTCTCGACCGGAACGAGGATGGGCTGTCATCGCTGGCGCTGCTCACGCCGCTCGTCGGGATTGTCGTGCTGTCAATCGGGTTGTTCGTCTGGAACCGGGGTATAAAACGGTACCGCGGAGCGGGCTCCTAGAAGAGGGGAACGCGGGTGCTGCTTGGCAAAAGCAGCAAGTGGAAGTGAAAGGGAGAGGTGTGAATGGCGACAATAAAGCCGAAAGCATTCGTAGGAAAAAAGGCGCCGGACTTTACGCTGCCCGCGTCCGGAGGGCGCGAGGTTAAGCTGAGCGACTATCTGGGGCGCAAGGTGGTGCTGTTCTTTTATCCGAAGGATTTGACGCCGGCCTGTAC carries:
- a CDS encoding ABC transporter permease — its product is MFYASLCWEYMKNYAKTRLTYRLDFWIEVLSDLMFQALNLIFILIVFRHTPTLGGWSEAEVVFVYGFFMVPYGIFGTFFNLWNFSERYIVKGEMDRVLTRPAYNLYQILLENMDPPSLFGSVVGGIIMAVSWSSLGLPFEALDALMLVIFVIGAVLIYAGLYTALTAISFYSDAPTGILPLMYNIQNYGRYPVNIYNKTIRFLLTWILPFAFVGVIPASYFLDRNEDGLSSLALLTPLVGIVVLSIGLFVWNRGIKRYRGAGS